The sequence CTGAGAACGGGCCCGGCGCCGACCCGCGCAACCACCCCGTCGGCTCGGTGCGGCACTCCGTCACCGTGCTGGCCGGGGTGGCACTGGCCGCCGAGCTCGGACTCGGCCTGGTCGGCGGCCTGCCCGGCCTCGGGCTGGGCGCGGTGCTGCTCGGCAGCGCCGCGCTGCTGACCGCGCGGTACACGGCCGGTGCGGCCTCCCAGGACCACGGCTACCGGCGCGGCGAGCGGCTGATGAGCAGCAGGGCGCCGGGGCTCGGCGAGTGGTACTGGACCGTCAGCAACGGCCTGGACCCGAACGGCTACCCGGCCGCGCTGCGCCCACAGCTGCAACGGCTGTACGCGGCCAGGCTCTCCGAGCGGCACGGCGTCTCGCTCTGGACCGAACCGGCCCGCGCCGCCGCGCTGGTCGGCCCGACGGCCTGGCCGTGGATCGATCCCGAGCACGCGGCCCCTTCGGCCACCGTGCCGCACCGCACACTGGAAGACCTGGTGCGGCGGCTTGAATCCCTCTGACCCCACTGACCCCACTGACCCCATCACTTGCGAGGACCTCCGATGACCACCGATGACCTGACGCCCCAGCAGGCCGGAGAGCTCGCCCGCGAGGTGCTGGCGGAGATCGGGCGGGCCGTGGTCGGCAAGCCCGAGGCGCTGGAGCTGGTCATGCTCGGCGTCCTGGCCGGCGGGCACGTGCTGATCGAGGACCTGCCGGGCCTGGGCAAGACGCTGCTGGCCCGCTCCTTCGCCACCACCCTGGGCCTGGAGTTCCGCCGGGTCCAGTTCACCCCCGACCTGCTGCCCTCGGACGTCACCGGCGCGCCCTTCTACGACCAGCACAGCGGCGAGATGGTCTTCCGTCCCGGTCCGGTCTTCGCCCACCTGCTGCTGGCCGACGAGATCAACCGCACCCCGCCCAAGACCCAGGCGGCACTGCTGGAGGCGATGGCCGAGTCGCAGGTGTCGATCGACGGCACCACCCGGCCGCTGCCCGACCCCTTCGTGGTGATCGCCACCGCCAACCCGATCGAGTACGAGGGCACCTACTCGCTGCCGGAGGCGCAGCTGGACCGGTTCCTGCTGCGGGTCCGGATGGGCTACCTGGAGCCGAAGCTGGAGGCCTCGATGCTGCGGGCCCGGATCGACCGGGCCGCGCCGGAGGCGGTGCTGCGGGCGATCGGCCACCCCGCCCGGGTGCTGGCGATGCGGGCCGCGGTGGAGCGGGTGGAGGTGGCGGACGACCTGGTCGACTATGTGATGGCGCTGGTCGGGGCGACCCGCGCGGACGCGCAGATCCAGGTCGGCGCCTCGCCGCGCGGCGGTTTGGCGCTGGTGCAGCTGGGGCGGGCCCGGGCCGTGCTGGAGGGCCGCGACTACCTGACCCCGGAGGACGTCAAGGCGGTGGCGGTGCCCGCGCTGGCGCACCGGATCACCCTGAAGCCGGAGCTGTGGGTGCGTCAGGTGGCGGCGGACGACGTGGTGGCGCGGCTGCTCGCGGAGGTTCCGACGCCGCAGACGGTGCCGGCCGCCGCCGTGCTCTCATGACGGTGCGTCAGGAGCCCGGCCGGGAAAGCGCTCAGGCCGGAGCGCGGGCCGGTGCCCCGCCGGCCGGCTGGCGGACCGGCGAGCGGACCCTGCGACTGCTTACGGTGGCGACCGTCGCCGCCGTCGCCGCGCTGCTCACCGGGCATGCCTGGCTGCTCGCACTGGCGGCCGGGCCCGCCGTGCTGGTCGCCCTCGCCGCGCCCGGGCAGACCAGGCCGACCAGGCTGGCGACCGCGCTGACCGTCGAGCCCCGGCGGTGCTTCGAGGGTGAGCGGGTCGCGGTGCGGATCGCCGTCGAGCACGACGGGCAGGCCGGGCTGCTCGATCCTGCGGTCACCGTCGGGCCCGGGGTGGCGCAGGTCGCCGAGCGGATCGGCGAGGCGAGCGTGGAGCTGGAGTTCGCGGCCGTCCGCTGGGGGCGCTGGACCATCGGCACCGTCGACCTGGACATCTACGACCGGGGCGGGTTGGCCCGTCGCACCGTCCGGGTCGACCTGGGCGAGCTGGAGGTCTTCCCGGTGCCCACCCACGCCGGCCTGACCCCGATCCCGGTCCGACTGCCCGAGCGGCTCGGCGAGCACGCGACCCGCCAGCACGGTGAGGGGGTGGAGGTGATCGGGGTGCGGCCGCACGTCTGGGGTGAGCGGCAGCGCCGGATCCACTGGTCGTCCACCACCCGGCGCGGCAGCATCCAGCTGACCCAGTTCGGCGCCGAGCGGGCGGTGGACACGGTGATGCTGGTCGACGCGCTCGGCGACTTCCACGACCCGGTCACCGGGGCCTCCACGCTGGACGAGACGCTGCGCGCGGCAGCCGGGCTGACCCGCGCCTACCTGCGCAAGCACGACCGGATCGGGGTGGTCTCGATCGGCGGGCAGACCCGCTGGCTGCGGGCCGGCAGCGGGGAGCAGCACTTCTACCGGATCGTGCAGAGTGTGCTCGAGGTGCGCAAGGACCTCGGCTACCGCACGCCCGACCTGCAGCGGCTGCCCCCGCCGGCGCTGCCCGCCGGGGCGCTGGTGTACGCGATCACGCCGCTGGCCGACCAGCGGGTGCTGGACGTGCTCGGCGATCTGGCGGACCGCGGGTACCCGCTGGTCGTGGTGGAGATCCCGATCGCGGACCCGGAGGTGGACGAGACGGACCAGGCGGCCGGGTCGGCGCTGCGGCTGTGGCGCCAGGACCGGGCCGCGATCCGGTTCGCGCTGCGCAACCGGGGCGTGCCGGTGGTCACCCACGCGCCCGGCGAGAGCTTGGACTTGGCGGTCGCGCCGCTGCTGCGCGGCCGGATCCACGGAGGTCGGGGATGAGCGGCGACGGGACGGGCGGCACGCGGATGACTCTTCTTCGGTTCGCGGGGCGCCAGTTGCCCTCGCGGTTCCTCGGTGTGGCGCTGCTGGTGGCCGCCTGCAACCCGATGGACCGGGCCACCGTCCGTCCGGTGGACTTCCTGCCGTCGCTGCTCGCCGCCGGCTTCGCCTGGTGGGCGGCGCCGCCGCAGACGGCGCGTCCGGTGGCCCCGTCGAGCCGACTGCTGCTGCGCCTGGCGCGCCACCGCAACACCGTGCTGGCCACCGCCGCGGTGGTGCTGGCAGCGCTGAACCCGCCGCAGCTCGCCCTGGCGGCGGCGATCACCGCCCTGCTGCTCGGCTACCTCCTGCACGTGGACACCCGCAGCCACGCGCACCTGCCCGCCGGCCCACTCCCGACGCTCGCCGCCTGCGGCGCCGCCGCCCTGGTGCTGCTCGCGGCGCTGGCCCCCACCCACTCCTCGGACGCCGCCCGACTGCTGGCCGCACTGGGCATCGGCGCCGCGGCACTGGCGGTGGGACTGACGCTGTACGAGCGGCGACGGCCGCAGGACTGACGCAGCGTCAGTTCGGGTGAGCTACTGCGCCAGTCGGCCGAGTAGTGAGGGGAGGGTCTCTGGGGCCGCTATGCGGCGGCCTCGCCGGCGTACAGCACAGGCAATCGCAGGGCGAACTCGCGGGCCGCGAGCGCGTGCCTGATACGCCGTGCCTGATACGGCTCGCACAGTTCGGTGAGCTGGTCCACCGGCAGCCACACGAGAGCGGAGATCTCGGCAGCAGCACCGACGGGAACGGACAGGGCCGCCGCCTCGTCTGCGGTGAGCGTTCCGCCGTCGCACACGACGTTGAACCCCTCGGTAGCGCCGCTGTCCGGGTTGGCCGGGGTCTGGTCGAGCGCGAGGAAGTGGGTGATCTCGCGCTTGATCCCGGTCTCTTCGAACAGCTCCCGGGCGGCGGCGTGGGCGATCTTCTCGCCCTGATGGGCAGCGCCACCGGGCAGGGTCGGCTTCGGCTTGTAGGTGGTCTGCACCCCGAGCACGTCACCGGCCGGGTTCGTGATGACCACCAGGCACCCGATGCGGCGCGGGGGCTGATCGATCGGGTCAATGTCGCTGTGGGTCATAGGACTTACTCCTTCGTCAGACAGTGTCATTTCTTGGGTGGGGTCGCGGTCCCGGCGAATGCCGGGAGATCACTTCGGGGTTGTGCCGCCGCATCTGGCGCACCGCAGAGAGCTGCCCAGGTCCACCCGCAGATGCCCCGAGCGGGCACAGTCACCGTTGTAGTTGGCGGCTAATCCCTGAGTCCCGGGAATCTCTGCCCGTGCTCGGTGCGTGCATGCCGTCGCCACCGGACTCGCACGTCTGCCTGGGCGGAGGCGTCGCCGGCGGCTTCGCCCAGCTTCCGCTTGAAGGTTGCGCACTCGATGCAGCCCGGAACCTCCTCCGGGGCGGGCACCTCGGTCACCAGATCCATTACTTCGCTGCCGGCCTCGGCGTCGGCCTCGGGGTGGCGTAGCGGGTGTCCGGCCTGATCGAGAGCACCAACTGCCGTGGCCCCGGGAAGGGTTCGATGCTGGCGAGCGGAGTCTCCCACTCCTTGCCGCCACCCTTCGGCCGAAGGTAGGCCGCCTGCTTCACCCTGCCCATGTAGACACCCTCAGCACCGCCGTGTTCCGCATCCTGGACCAACTCGCCCACCTGGGGCTTGTACTGCGCCGATGGAGGCGTTCTGCGCGCACTCACCGCGCACTCCCTTCCGTAGTCGCTTGGCTACAAGCTTCGGCGCCAGGGTGGCCGAACTCCAGAGGTTCCACCCGCACCGATCTGGCGGGTAAAATTCTGGGATGGCCCTTGCGACCAAGGAAACTGACTCAACATCATCCCCAGCGGCCAGGTTCGCGGCTGAACTTCGCAGGTCACGGCGTGCACGAGGCTGGTCTCAGGTGGAGCTGGGCAGGCGCATGGGGTACTCGGACACCCTGATCTCATTCATCGAACGAGTGAAGCGCCCACCAACACCCAACTTCGCTGTAAGAGCCGATGAAGTGTTCGAGACCGGCGGAACCTTCGTGGAGCTCTTTCGACGGATCAAGAGCGCCGCCCTGCTGGAAGGCTTCGAGGAGTTCGCCGACTGCGAAGCGCGCTGCCGGAAGTTGCGTTCCTTCCAAACGGGCGTGATTCCGGGGCTGTTCCAGACCCCCGAGTACGCGGCAGCCTTGGCAGCTGCATCCGTTCGACGTGGCAGCATCACCCAGGCCCAGGCGGACGAGCGTGTTGCTTTCCTCGTCACCCGGCAGCACCGGGTACTTGAACGACCGAATCCGCCGATCATCCACACAGTCATGGACGAGAGTTGTGTGACCCGGCTTGTTGGCGGACCCCTGGTGATGGCGCGGCAGCTGGACCACGTGACCATGCTGACCGAGCGCCCGAACATCACTGTTCAGACAGCGCCGCTGACCCTCGGTGAGCTGGTGCCCTTCACCTTCCCTGTTGTGCTGCTGACGCTCCCAGACCGATCCGTGGTCGGCTACAGCGAGACCAACTCGCGTGGCTACCTGGAGCGGAACTCGACCACCTGCGCGGCATGGGAAAGAGACTACGATCAGCTACAGGTGGAGTCGCTCTCAACGGTGGCTTCGCTCGCCATGATCAGCACTGTCCGAAAGGGACTTCAATGAGCATCGACCTCAGCGGCGCCGGGTGGGTGAAGTCGTCTTACAGCCAGAGCGGCGGAGAATGCATCGAAGTTGCCGCCGGCTTCGTCGGTGTCATGCCCGTTCGTGACTCCAAGGATCCGGAAGGCCCCGCCCTGGTGTTCCCCGCGAACGCGTGGAGCTGCTTCGTGGCTGGTGTGAAGGATGGGACCTTCGGGGGCTCCTGACGGCTTTGCAGCTTTCGTGATGATGGTCCAGCCCCGGTGTGATTTCGCCCGCATCGGGGCGGTACTCCGGCTCCGACCGGCCGGGCGAGGAGGGCGTACCGACAGCCAAGTTCACGGCCTCGTGTAGCAGCTCGCCCGACTGGTGCCCTTCTCGTACAGCAGTTCGTTGGGGTAGAGGAAGCCGGCCGCCGCGCCGGACGGGGTGTCGGCGGGCAGGGCGCTGCGGCAGGCCGCCTTCGCGGCCATCTCCGAGGTGAGGTCCTTCTGGTAGCCGAGCACCGGGGTGGCGTACACCTTGCCGTCGTAGGTGTGGTCGCACGGGACCAGGATCACCGCGTCGAGGCCGTCCTCGGAGCCGTGCGAGGTGTCCCGGAAGCAGTCGCCGACGTGCAGATCGAGGACGCTGTCCGCCTGGGCCACCGCGACTCCGCCGTTGCTGCCGCGCTGGACGTGCGGGGTGAACGCGGTTGCCAGGTTGGCCCAGATCCCGGTCCAGAGCAGCGCGGCCACCAGGCCCAGGACCGCCGCGCCCTTGCCCCGCTGTCCGGTGCGCCGCACCTGGACCAGCCCGATGACACCGAGGACCAGGGCCACCGGCGCGAGCCCGAGCAGCCCGGACAGGCGCGCCCAGCGGGCGAACCGGTTGGTGCCGGAGGGCGGGTAGTGGACAGAGGCGGACGCGGGTGCCGGTGCCCCGATCACGTCGTTCGGCTGCACCGTCTGGGCCTGCACCACAATCCCCACCCTCTCCACGCGCATTCGTGCGCCTCTTGCGGGCTCAGACTGTAGCGGCCGCCTCGGCCCGGTCGGCGCGTGGGCTGCGCCAGGTCCGGCCCTAGGCGCCCTCCTCCGGTAGCGGCGCGCTGTGCCAGGTCTTGAAGAGGCGCCGTCCCGTCCCGCGTTCCGCAAGCTCGATCCGCCCGGTGGCCCACAGCAGTGCTGCCCACGGGTCGGGGCCTGCGGGGACCGAGGGAAAGAGGCGGGTCAGCGCTCGGGTGCAGAGCCCGGCCGGCGCCTTGAGCTCCAGGCCCAGCCCGCCCGCCACGTCGTAGCCGTGCACCAGGGTCTCCACCACGCCCATCGCCGCGAAGCCTTCCGGGTCCGTCACCCCGTAGCCGTGCAGCGCCCGCACCTCGGGGCTGCGGGCCGCGACCACGGCCGCCAGCAACCCACCGGAGGCAGCCACCGCCTCCAGCAGCCCGGTCGGGCCGGCCGCCCGGTCGACGAGGACCACCCCGCCGGGTGCGCCCGGCCGGTCCCGCGACCAGCGCAGTGGCACGTAGTGGTCCAGCGGCGCCGGTTCGGGGCCGAGTTGGAGCGCATAGGCGAGCAGCGCGTCGGCGACGTGCTCCAGCGTCTCCCAGCAGCTCCACTCCAACTCCCGCGCCGGCACCGACCAGTCCGCCGCCATCGCCGGCCCCAGCCCCGCCAGCAGGCAGCGCACCGCCTCGGTGACATCCCCCGGCGTCGCCGGAATCCGATCATCAGTCATGCCGGGACGCTACCAAGCCGCTTGTACCGGCGGTAGCGTCGAGCGATGACGCCCTACGCCCGCGCCCACTGGACCGACTACAACGACGCCCAGCGCACCCGCGAGGTCCGACCGCTGTGCCGTGAGGTGCTCGCCCTGGCCGGGCCCGGCGAAGGGCGGACCGCGATCGACCTCGGTTGCGGCCTGGGCCGGGAGACCGACGCGCTGCTGCGGGCCGGCTACCGGACCCACGCGGTGGACATGCACCCGGACACCGAGGCCAAGGTGCTCGCCCACACCCGGGCGGCCGACCATCCGCGGCTGACCGTGCAGAGCGTGCCCTTCGGCCTGCTGCGTGCACTGCCGCACGCGCACCTGGTGTACGCGGGCTACTCCTTGCCGTACTGCGCCGCGGCGGACTTCGACCGGGTGTGGGCGCTGGTCCGACGGGCGCTGCGACCCGGCGGCTGGCTGGCGGTGAACCTCTTCGGGGAGCACGACTCCTACGCCGGCAGCAGCTCGGGCACCTTCCTGACCCGGACTCAGGTCGAGGAGTCGCTGGCCGGCCTGGAGGTGGTCCGGCTGGACGAGGAGGACGCGGACGGCGACTCCTTCGGCGGCCCCAAGCACTGGCACCTCTTCGACATCATCGCCCGTCGTCCGCAGCGGTGAGCGCGAAGCAGTGCACGGCCACGGTCATTCCGTTGGACCAGTGCTGATCCTCCGTCAGTAGCCGTTCCCAGCCCTGCTGCTGGTAGAGCCGGACCGCCGCCGTGTTGGCCGTCACCACGTCCAGGACCGGCAACAGCAGCCAGGAACGGGCCTGCTGGACCACACTGTCGAGCAGTCGGGCGCCGAGCCGGTGGCCCCGGGCGCCCGGGTCGACGAAGAGCCGGCTCACCGCGCCGGTCTCCTCGGCCGCTCCCCCGCTGCGCCGGGCCCAGGCCGCGCCGGCGGAGGAACCGCTCCCGCTGCTCAGCGCCGCGTGGCCGACCACCGTGCCGTCCGGCGCGACGGCCACCCAGGCCGCCAACTGGTCGGAATCGGCCAGCCAGTCGGTGGGGTGCTCGGGCCACACGACCGGGTAGCCGTCCGCGCGGTGTACCGCGGCGAGGGCGCGTTCGCAGCCGGCGAGGTCGCCCGACCAGCGCCGCCGTACGGTGAACCGGGTCATCGCGGCCTCCTCAGACCGATTGGGGCGGGTTGCCCGCGCCGGCCGCGGGGCGGCGGGGTCGTGTTCGGACAGGCCGAGCGCGTGCCGGGCGGCGATCTCGCGGGCGGTGAAGTCGTGGCCGGCGAGCCCGTCGAGGAGCCGGTCCGGCGGGGTGCCGATGACTGTAGCGGATTCCAAGATCGACCGGCCGGTCGGGTCGGCCAGGCCGCCCGGGCCAGCCAGGCCAGTCAGGGCCTGTCAAGCCGGGCCCCGCCGCGGTCCGGTCGGTTATCCGTTTGCCGCCGACCCGGTCGGCCGGTCATGATTCGGCGGCATCCACGACCCGCCGAGCAGGAGATCCATGACCACCGAACTGTCCAAGGCCTGGGAGCTCTTCGCGGCAGGCGACGCGCAGGGCGCGATGCGGACGCTGCGCCTGGCCGCGGACGAGCTGTCGTCTGCCGAGATCGCGCCGCTGGTGGCGAAGCTGGCCCAGGGGGCGGGGTTCGCCGACCTGGCCGAGGCCTCGGCAGC is a genomic window of Kitasatospora azatica KCTC 9699 containing:
- a CDS encoding AAA family ATPase, with protein sequence MTTDDLTPQQAGELAREVLAEIGRAVVGKPEALELVMLGVLAGGHVLIEDLPGLGKTLLARSFATTLGLEFRRVQFTPDLLPSDVTGAPFYDQHSGEMVFRPGPVFAHLLLADEINRTPPKTQAALLEAMAESQVSIDGTTRPLPDPFVVIATANPIEYEGTYSLPEAQLDRFLLRVRMGYLEPKLEASMLRARIDRAAPEAVLRAIGHPARVLAMRAAVERVEVADDLVDYVMALVGATRADAQIQVGASPRGGLALVQLGRARAVLEGRDYLTPEDVKAVAVPALAHRITLKPELWVRQVAADDVVARLLAEVPTPQTVPAAAVLS
- a CDS encoding DUF58 domain-containing protein translates to MTVRQEPGRESAQAGARAGAPPAGWRTGERTLRLLTVATVAAVAALLTGHAWLLALAAGPAVLVALAAPGQTRPTRLATALTVEPRRCFEGERVAVRIAVEHDGQAGLLDPAVTVGPGVAQVAERIGEASVELEFAAVRWGRWTIGTVDLDIYDRGGLARRTVRVDLGELEVFPVPTHAGLTPIPVRLPERLGEHATRQHGEGVEVIGVRPHVWGERQRRIHWSSTTRRGSIQLTQFGAERAVDTVMLVDALGDFHDPVTGASTLDETLRAAAGLTRAYLRKHDRIGVVSIGGQTRWLRAGSGEQHFYRIVQSVLEVRKDLGYRTPDLQRLPPPALPAGALVYAITPLADQRVLDVLGDLADRGYPLVVVEIPIADPEVDETDQAAGSALRLWRQDRAAIRFALRNRGVPVVTHAPGESLDLAVAPLLRGRIHGGRG
- a CDS encoding NUDIX domain-containing protein, with protein sequence MTHSDIDPIDQPPRRIGCLVVITNPAGDVLGVQTTYKPKPTLPGGAAHQGEKIAHAAARELFEETGIKREITHFLALDQTPANPDSGATEGFNVVCDGGTLTADEAAALSVPVGAAAEISALVWLPVDQLTELCEPYQARRIRHALAAREFALRLPVLYAGEAAA
- a CDS encoding helix-turn-helix domain-containing protein, with the translated sequence MALATKETDSTSSPAARFAAELRRSRRARGWSQVELGRRMGYSDTLISFIERVKRPPTPNFAVRADEVFETGGTFVELFRRIKSAALLEGFEEFADCEARCRKLRSFQTGVIPGLFQTPEYAAALAAASVRRGSITQAQADERVAFLVTRQHRVLERPNPPIIHTVMDESCVTRLVGGPLVMARQLDHVTMLTERPNITVQTAPLTLGELVPFTFPVVLLTLPDRSVVGYSETNSRGYLERNSTTCAAWERDYDQLQVESLSTVASLAMISTVRKGLQ
- a CDS encoding DUF397 domain-containing protein, whose protein sequence is MSIDLSGAGWVKSSYSQSGGECIEVAAGFVGVMPVRDSKDPEGPALVFPANAWSCFVAGVKDGTFGGS
- a CDS encoding DUF4190 domain-containing protein — its product is MVQAQTVQPNDVIGAPAPASASVHYPPSGTNRFARWARLSGLLGLAPVALVLGVIGLVQVRRTGQRGKGAAVLGLVAALLWTGIWANLATAFTPHVQRGSNGGVAVAQADSVLDLHVGDCFRDTSHGSEDGLDAVILVPCDHTYDGKVYATPVLGYQKDLTSEMAAKAACRSALPADTPSGAAAGFLYPNELLYEKGTSRASCYTRP
- a CDS encoding maleylpyruvate isomerase N-terminal domain-containing protein is translated as MTDDRIPATPGDVTEAVRCLLAGLGPAMAADWSVPARELEWSCWETLEHVADALLAYALQLGPEPAPLDHYVPLRWSRDRPGAPGGVVLVDRAAGPTGLLEAVAASGGLLAAVVAARSPEVRALHGYGVTDPEGFAAMGVVETLVHGYDVAGGLGLELKAPAGLCTRALTRLFPSVPAGPDPWAALLWATGRIELAERGTGRRLFKTWHSAPLPEEGA
- a CDS encoding class I SAM-dependent methyltransferase — its product is MTPYARAHWTDYNDAQRTREVRPLCREVLALAGPGEGRTAIDLGCGLGRETDALLRAGYRTHAVDMHPDTEAKVLAHTRAADHPRLTVQSVPFGLLRALPHAHLVYAGYSLPYCAAADFDRVWALVRRALRPGGWLAVNLFGEHDSYAGSSSGTFLTRTQVEESLAGLEVVRLDEEDADGDSFGGPKHWHLFDIIARRPQR
- a CDS encoding GNAT family N-acetyltransferase gives rise to the protein MESATVIGTPPDRLLDGLAGHDFTAREIAARHALGLSEHDPAAPRPARATRPNRSEEAAMTRFTVRRRWSGDLAGCERALAAVHRADGYPVVWPEHPTDWLADSDQLAAWVAVAPDGTVVGHAALSSGSGSSAGAAWARRSGGAAEETGAVSRLFVDPGARGHRLGARLLDSVVQQARSWLLLPVLDVVTANTAAVRLYQQQGWERLLTEDQHWSNGMTVAVHCFALTAADDGR